Within Malus domestica chromosome 04, GDT2T_hap1, the genomic segment AACTGAAAAGTGCAATTTGTTACCATCGATCTGATCAAGatttaagttgttttgtttgTCAATTAGGTACTTTCTACTGGACTTGGTAGGATTGTGCCAAACTTGATATCAAGGAAGCATACAAATAGTGCAGCTACAGGTAAAGCTACCCATTCTTTTTGTTACTTGACCACTAAGAAATTttatgagaattggattttccatatttttttgTGGCAATAGAATCATAGACACATTTTCTTGCTTCAATGTTTGATAGTAAATTGAGTTTTCTAATTCTATTTTCTTTGCAgttctatatttattttttggacTGAGGTTACTTTACATTGCTTGGAGATCATCAGATTCTAAATCTTCCCAgaagaaagaaattgaagaagtaAGTTTATCAAATGTTTTCACTTTTTAGCCTTTAAGTGATTTGTGTTTATTTATGATCTCTAGATAGATGGATGGTAAAGTAGCAAATGCTTGGTGCCTGTACTACCCAGTTTTGGATCATAATATTCAACTTTAGATTGGATAAAGCAATATTTAAATTATTTCAAGAATTGCTTTGATGCTTTTGAAGGAACATGTGAACGGGGGAGGTCTTCAGAAACCTCCGGAAAAAAACCTCATCTGTATAGTGATAAAGACTGCAAAAGAACTTTACCTCAATTGTGCAACTGATAAGTAGGCTGATGACATTGAGTAAATTGGTGTCGtatgtttaaaattttttagGGTCTTTGGTTTCCCTTGAGTTAGCCATGGAAGGACTAGGCATTTAGGAGAATTGGGAATAATCTATTAGAATTCATATTTGTTTTAAATTGTTTGCCTGCATTATTCCTGATGTCTGATCACTTTTTATATCCTCTTGATTTCATCacatttatgaacttacaacatGAATTTTGTCCATCCACTAGTCTATTTTCAGTCGATTTGTTGTCTAAATTTGCTTGGCATCCGATATATCCAGGTTGAAGAGAAACTTGAGTCTGGACAGGGAAAGACACCCTTCCGCcgtttcttttccagattttgtACACCTATCTTCTTGGAGGTATGACTGATTTGGTTTATTTTAACTATACTTGTCGCGCATGCTTGTAGCAAATATGATCCATATCTTATTCTATAGCTAGCGATGTTGAGAATCAACTCATACAGCTTAGACCTTTTGAGCTGTTAGTTTGAAGTCTTATGATAACCTTCAGTACTAACTTAATTCTGTTTGCTCTTGCAGTCTTTCATTTTAACATTTTTAGCAGAGTGGGGAGATCGCAGCCAAATAGCGACAATTGCTGTAAGATGAATATCTTTGAACTGATATATTATAAGTCCCCCTTCATAGTTAATGTTATATTTAGTCCATACTTTTTCCTCTTGAACTGAGATGAGTATCTTTGAACCCTGCAGCTGGCAACCCACAAAAATGCGATTGGAGTTGCGGTGGGTGCAACACTAGGACATACAGTCTGCACGTCTGTGGCTGTGGTAGGAGGGAGTATGTTGGCATCCAAAATCTCCCAACGGACAGTCGCTACAGTTGGAGGCTTGCTCTTCCTATGCTTCTCCGTGTCGTCTTATTTTTATCCTCCTCTGTAAGTGCAAACTGTGAACCCTAGGATAACCAGATTCTTTTAAGAGCCTTGAATGCTCCACgcattttgtttttctatatCATTCTGATTCGTTTGTAAAATGATAGCATATACTATACAGTGATATTAGTTGCGTCCCTCCTCGGTTGCATTGCCCCATTGTTAATGATGCATACCACGAAAGAAAATGTACACCCATTTTCTTACAAACGTTTTCAATTACATGGTCTTATGACTCTCATCCTCATGTGAGATGAATCAAAGTGGAAAGCTCTTACCCGAAAAAACCGCATACGTGGAATAGGCCAGTTGCTCGTGACAATGTCTGTAAGCGAAAAATGAAATCAGTAACGTGTTCGAAAGAGAGAGACTTCATTCTATTCATGATTGGTTGCTTCGTGTCCTACAAATAGAGAAATTTTTCATCGTGACCAGGATACTGGTACaccatttgtttttatataagtggtggcaAATTGTATGTTTTttagttattaactttttaacatatatgtttcactatttgtataataacacgtaGTGTACTATCTTGTATTCCGATTACATTTAAAAATCTCACCTACAAATAGCCAAAAAAGAGGCTTttcgttgatttttttttaggaagAAACCCTCTTTTGGCAACATTTTGAAGCTCACTATTCTTTATTTCACTTCATTGTTTAGTTCTTggatattatattaaaaacacATTTGAGCTCAATAAATGGTAAAACCAATTCTAAATGCTTATAAAGTTTACCTTAATGCATAAGAAAAATTTTGTCCAAGTAAAAAATTTAGACTTTTTttctggaaagaaaaaaaaacatgtgcTAACACTAACGCTATTTAGTCAGTTTTACAATTTTGTACAAACTTCATCATATAATCCATTTGCTTTCACTTATGCCTCACTGTAGAATTTGAGAACTTATGCAAAACTTTCCGTTGATATTCTTGAGAGTGGAACCCTATATTGGCAATATTTTGGGCCTCACAACTATTTATTCCACTAATTATTAGTCggttttgtaattttgtacaaaGTTCATTATGGAATCCATTCACTTTCACCTCCACCTCACCATGCGGTTTCGAAAACTCGTGTAAGACTTTTTATTGATATTCTTGAGTGTGAAACCCTATGTAACAACATTTTGGGCCTCACTACTATTTATTCCACAATCAatatgggctagggtttagtgTTAATCGCACTAGTCAATCATTGTTACTCGTACAAACCATTGGTACCGAGGGTAAGACATTTATAGGAGGTAGGGTTTAGTTTTAATCTCATGGATGGACGATTGTTGCTTGCATGAAGCATTGGTGCCGGGGTGGACATTTATAAGCCGCCATCAATAGGGGTAGAGTCTAGTTTTAATCTTGGGGGTCAACTATAGTTGGCCGGACGAAACATTGTTGTTGTGGGTGGGACATTTATAAGCTGctattttatctttttgttaaaattttcttttttcccttaCTGTAACACCAAATTATAATCTCCATGCTCTACAAAATGTATTTTCGGTGAAGATTTTCTTATAATCCATGTCAAAACAATTGAAAACAAGGATATAAATATAAAtcttaaaatatttgaattataaataaagtaagatacgaagaaaaaaaattaaatggaaaaagggaaaaagaaattaatagaaAATGAAACAATCTGTACTTTGTGACCAATTTCTAAAGAATAGTCGCTAGAAATATAGCGATTATTAAGAAGATAAGTCACTATTAATATAGTGACTAAATTTCTTACGAGTCGCTAGCATCCTACCGATTCCCACTTTTCAAAGTTTTTTCTGTttacttttgttaatttttcttttatttctcttatcaCAACAACAAACCATCATCTTCATATtcttcaaaaataatttttcgtGCAAAATCTATTATAATTCATATTTAAGCACTTATAATCAAcgatttaaaacctaaattgaaAGATAATTGAATTTAATAGTGGTTACTCAAATAAAGTAAATAAATTGGAATAGGGAAAGATCGGTACCACGCAACCGATCCTCACTCAGTCGTACTTAAATCATCgttcaatctatttatttttactttcgtCTCAccgtgaagttttgaaaattaatgtAAGACTTTCCGTTGGTATTCTTGAGGGTGGAACCTGTTTTTGACAATGTTTTAGGCCTCACcactatatttttcacttacTTTTTTAGTTTCGGCTTAAATATTGTATtaaatatacatttgttgctcaataaataGTAAAACCATTTCCAAATGCCTTATAAAGTTTTCCTTAATGCACATATAAAATATTtcactaaaataaaaaagtttcatttttcacaaaaagtgTGGGTGTCACGATTTTAGtcggttttaaaaattcatactTAAATCATCATTCAATATATTATTTTCACATTCGCCTCattgtgaagttttgaaaactaaTGTATAAGACTTTCCGATGATATTCTTGAGGGTGGAACCTCATTTTGACATTGTTTTGGGCTTCACTACTATATTcacttttttttaaagttttcgacttaaatattatactaataTACATTTATTACTCAATAAACCGTAAAATTGATTCTAAATGCCTTATAATGTTTTCCTTAATGCTCCGAAAAATAtatcaagaaataaaaaatttacattttgCAACAAAAAACGTGAATTAACACTCatgatttttgtttgttttgaattaaatATTCTATCAAAAGTGCATTTGTGGCTTAATAAATGGTAAACTCAATTTTAAATGCCttataaaaaaattcttaaCACTTGCTGAAAATATTTCgcaaaatataaaaagtttgcGTTTTACGTAAATATTGTTCGAAATTCATTTTCGTTTTTCGCAAAGGGCTTGCAATCGCCTATGGCATCATCAGTACAGCTTCTGGAATTTGCACTGATTGTCGCAACTTTATCAAATACGCTTCTCATCAGCATTCAGATAGGGAAATAATTGTGAGATTCGTTTATCGTTTCATCATTTTAAACATGATCTCCGCTCCTGTGTAGATTATACTGGTAAGACAAAGGCCTAGTGTACGATGAAGTACTTAAAGTTAACGAAAGACTTTGTACAAAGTCGATGATAATGACGTTGTAGGATTCATGTTGTTGTTTTGGTTCCACGCCAAACGATGCTCGAGTCAGCCTCGGAGTTTGTTGATTGCTGTTTGTCTTGCAACCAGAGGCAGGGACAGAAGGTATGAGcaaattgaccaaaaaaataaaaataaataaataaaggttgGTGGTGACACAACGTACTTTCTTCCCTCAACGACTGTATTATCTATCCTTGCAATCATTCATATATTATATGCCCTACTTGTAAGTAATACTAATAACCCAAGTTGATATTCCTGGCCATCAACATTGTTTGAGAGAGAATTACATAAAACAGAGACGCTAAGGTGACAGTGTCTCAAATCTATCACTTGTCGTCAAGTGTTTTAATTTTCTTACATGACATCCTATGAATGATTTAAGACACTGTCACCTTAGCGTTCCCTTTTTATGCAACTCCTTCTCTGCTTATGCATAAGAAAGATCCCTTGGTATGCACTACATGAGGCTAGAGTCCAAATTAAGAAAACGGAAGaaaaggagagaagagagaaaaagaaaggtgGAATTTGGTAGCTTAATCTATAAGAGAGGTAAGTGAAGTGGAGAACCCTACCCACTTTTGAGTAATTGTATACAAAAGTATACATTTAATTAGTTTATCTGAATTATATGTAAATTATTTAGGTTAAACTTTTCAACCCAACTTAATTAATGTTTAAATCACGTCCAAACATAACCATCAATTGGAGTATTGCAAATGTTAATTTGTGTTTATCTTCTCCATCGCTACCAAACATGCTTGCGTATGTAGATTGACTTTTTCATACGTAAAATTATTGTGACTTGATAACAAAGCCAGTGCATCGCATACCCTTCTGCTATAACAAACCATTTTTCCACTCCCCATTTTGCATTTTCCCAACCACCATTTCTCCACATTTCCATCTCTCTTTTTGTTTGCGTTGTTTGAtgggaaaatgagagaaagaatGGAAAGATTCATTCTTCTTCCTTACGCAATTGGTTGCGTTTCTGAATCGAGCGTTGCTGTTGCCGGCGTGAAGCAGCAGCCGCCCAGAAGATCAAAACCGGACACAAAGCCGTCTCCaataagtctctctctctctctctctctctctctctctctctctctctctctctctctctctctctctctctctctctctcatatatatatacgtacTTCCATGCAGtgtgtttctctctctaatttgcTAGCTAGCTTATGTTTTCatgttattttgatgatttctgAAAAGGAACTAAAGAAgctgaggaggaagaagatgaagaagatagCTTAACGGGCGAAAGCATGAAGAACTCGTTTAGATCCCTGGCTCTTCCGAAACCAAACATATCAACCGGTATTCATAGGCTCGTCAAGGGTTTCAAGAACTTCTCTCAGCAATTTGGTAAGCCTCAATGAATGCGTGATTTGGTTATCATTGTTTTGGGGAGAACATCCGCTCTAGCCAATGTGACTACTCCCTCGACAGATCTTGTTTATCTTTACTTACTCTTGTGGCCATTTCCTTGATAGTTTACAAGGATGATATGGAAGAAGTGCTGGAAATGGATATGGAAATAGGGTGTCCAACGGATGTGAAACATGTGACACACATAGGTTGGGACGCTTCCACTTCAGCTTCCGCTGCCTCTGCAACAACTGACCCCTTTGGGGGCTGGGATAATCTCGTATCGCCTGATCTGCTCTCTGTTTCCCCTGTTTCTTGGAGGCAATTTGAGCTCTCTGTGCCCTCACAATCTGAAGCTGCAATACCACCTCTTGTCCATGGTTCTTCTAAATTTGTTGAAAAGAGTGGTGGAGGGATGATGTGATTATATTTAAGATCAAGGGTTCGTTTGGTTCGTAGGATATCAAAATTGAAATCGAATTCTCTGTCTACCCCGCTACGTACATCTTCCAGTATGGTTTTTCTGAAGCTTGAATGCTGTAATGAATGATGAATCTATGGGTTTGTAATTAATTATATGGCATCTGATATCTGATATgcatacttatacatatacatacacacgTACTTTTTTGGCATTTTTAAAATTGTGAATTTATGGTAATTTGAAGTGCATTAGGTTAGTTGTGACAAAGTGATGAAACATAAAATATATTTCACAAACAATGTAGCATACACGACATGAGTGATTACAGTTCGATAAAAAGAAGCAAGTCTACTTGAAGAAGTAAGGAAGGTTAACAACATAGAGGAGGAAGTAGGCCCAAGTGACACCCGAAATGCCTCCGAAGAAGAAGCCGCCGGTGAATTTAGACCATCCCTCCGCGGTTTGAAGCTGGTCGGGCTCCTTCTTCCTGCCAGTCAATGTCAAAGCGGGCGCGGAGGACGGCTCTCCTTCCTTGAAGGAGGAAATTCCATAGATTGTCAAGCACAGGGTTAGGATGACCACAAGACCAGCAGCAGCCAAGGAGCCAGCTCCCCCAGCATAGGGGGTGTTCCTCAATGGGCCAGTCTTGACAAACGGGCCTACCAGAAGGAAACCGTGGGCCAGGCCCACCTCAATACCCCTGAGAAGTGGGCTGACTGCTGTCCTGTAGGCTGGGAGGTTGGACAAGTACCAGGCAATCAAAGGGCTTGATGTCACTGGAGTCTCCAAGCTTCCAATGAAAGGATCACCGTTGATGGGTTGAATCACTTGGAAATTTTGCTGCAACATTGATTCAATCATCATACCATAAAATTACAAATACATTAAACTCAGGGAGCTGTTATTGACATTAGTATTTGCGCTAAATCATACAGTAGGTCATAATTAAGTTGTTAACTATTTACGAAAGTTTAACTTAAAACTTCCTACTTATATAAGACAACTAAACCTAGTGGCTAGTGGCTAGTGCTACTGTGCTAAATCATACAATAGGTCAGAAGTATATTCATATCCGATATTCTCTATACAAAACGCCGGTTAAAATGACTGACGCGTCATTAATAAGGTATCAATAACATGTCAGTACGTTTTGTTAGCGATAGTCGAGGATAGTAATACTGACACGCATGAAGTGAAAATGCATGATGAGGAGAAGTAAAAGTACCTTGTCAGATTGGACAGCCTTGATGGAGAAGGAAGAGAGTCTCTTGGAAGGGAAGAGCCTGAGTGGGGAGGCAGAGAGGCCTTTGGGAGAAAACAAGGCAGGTCTGGTGGTGATCGGAGAGGTGAAGTTGGATTTAAGCTGGCTGGCCATTGGAGAAGCTGAGGCCATCACTTTTGCACCAACTGCAGAAGATACACAGACACAGTTGTAACCAAAGAAtgggagagtgagagagagcagATATTGGGCAAGTAAGTATATTTTGCAAATGTAGTGAGATGTTGTGGTGGTCAGAGACCCCTCTGATTCCACTGGATGAGGTGTTGCCAAAACCTTATCCCTTATCCAACGTTACCCCTTTTGTTTCCAAATTAGTTGGGCTAGGACTTTACCTTCGCTTTGGTATTGGTTTAGATTTGGGCTGGACTGTCCTGGTTAGACGTTTTGATTGCATGGGCTTCTTGTGATAGGAAGTTGGGTTGGACCCACAACACGTCTTATTCGACATCTGGTCATCTATGATACAAAGATTTTAAACATTTAACAGCTGAATGTGCGCTCTATTCAAATTCCAAGTAGAAACAGTCCCCTCCCCCTCTCCACCGACACATCAAGATCAAATAGCTGAATATACTAATAGTACAAGAACGACATGAATAATAATGTCAGGTGACTCGTTAAACCAAACGCAACAATGAGCTACAATGAATGAGTTTTGAGAAGGTTCCCACACAATACAACCTATTTTGACCGTTGATGATCCACAGTTTTCATTAAAATTGCTAGAAAGCGTCTAActatagaaaaatgaaaaggaacCACTTAACCAACTTGCAAGCAAAGTGAGGAAAAGTTGCAATCTGCATGCTTTAATAGTTGAATGTTGAATGTGTGTTGACAAGTCACATTTGGATGGTTTGAATCAAATCAATCAATTCACGAGGGAGGGTTTCAACTTTATATCGTGTTGAAAAAAAGGAGTTGGATTGTCTGTCCTCCCTCATTTTATACTTTTCACATCCCCTTTTATTTCTGTaatcacgattaagccacgttaacattttatactcccattactttttgtcttattatttctataaaaaaattaatataaaatgttgacgtagcttaaccgtgatcacaaaAATAGGAGGGGATATGAAGGTTATGGGATGGGGAAGGCAGACAAAAAACAATActcttttctaaaaaaataaatttaattatttaaggaccaacttttttatttttattaactaAAATTGTCCAAATTCAAAAACCAGCCACAGAAAGCTCACATGAATGATGCTTCCATCAAAAAAGAGTGGCGATGAAGAAATCCATTGAATCTCAACGAAAATGACACGaaacttttctttattttttggacATACCATAAGTCTTTTTAAGAACTAAGAGAGCGGATCTTAgcctttatttgatttttacaGATCGTTCACCAAGAGGAGTGCAAGCAACAAGATAAACTTAGACGTTTATCTTATAAAAAGAACGATCCTTACCAACTCAACTAACTTTCGTTGACAATTTTTCCCGACTTAATGCAATGGACTTTTGTCGACAGAATAATATCCTTTTGACTAACATGTTTGAAAGCGCAGACCATATGTTGTTCATATCTATGTGGAGTTTTGGAAACGATCAAATATTAAACTCAGTCCGACCTTATCCCAACTTCCCATTGGGAATCCTTATTTTTTTCTACTGCCGTCATCAATGTTATATTTGTCTAagttctctttttttttggtcCATAACACGatatttcaaattattttaatttcgaaaaataatatttaaaatcaATTATGTTGAAATATGCATAGCTATTTGGCTGTTATCTATATCAATACTATTAAGAAAATCCTTcttgtcaacttttttttctattttgctctcacttttgatacacattattgacaaaaggaaggcaaaatagtaattttgtactttttgacaaaatgacaatcatattcctattttttcaattttaccctTACTTTTGATAcgcaata encodes:
- the LOC103419528 gene encoding GDT1-like protein 3 isoform X2, with the protein product MGFRSIPRTIAYSLPLLLLFLLAVSAQIKLGILEVNTLGVKTEGDSVAIGLHVDSGLGVFDAFIASLSMILVSEIGDETFIIAALMAMRHPRSIVLSGALSALFIMTVLSTGLGRIVPNLISRKHTNSAATVLYLFFGLRLLYIAWRSSDSKSSQKKEIEEVEEKLESGQGKTPFRRFFSRFCTPIFLESFILTFLAEWGDRSQIATIALATHKNAIGVAVGATLGHTVCTSVAVVGGSMLASKISQRTVATVGGLLFLCFSVSSYFYPPL
- the LOC103408692 gene encoding photosystem I reaction center subunit XI, chloroplastic-like; this encodes MASASPMASQLKSNFTSPITTRPALFSPKGLSASPLRLFPSKRLSSFSIKAVQSDKQNFQVIQPINGDPFIGSLETPVTSSPLIAWYLSNLPAYRTAVSPLLRGIEVGLAHGFLLVGPFVKTGPLRNTPYAGGAGSLAAAGLVVILTLCLTIYGISSFKEGEPSSAPALTLTGRKKEPDQLQTAEGWSKFTGGFFFGGISGVTWAYFLLYVVNLPYFFK
- the LOC103434269 gene encoding CRIB domain-containing protein RIC4, producing MRERMERFILLPYAIGCVSESSVAVAGVKQQPPRRSKPDTKPSPIRTKEAEEEEDEEDSLTGESMKNSFRSLALPKPNISTGIHRLVKGFKNFSQQFVYKDDMEEVLEMDMEIGCPTDVKHVTHIGWDASTSASAASATTDPFGGWDNLVSPDLLSVSPVSWRQFELSVPSQSEAAIPPLVHGSSKFVEKSGGGMM
- the LOC103419528 gene encoding GDT1-like protein 4 isoform X1, which translates into the protein MGFRSIPRTIAYSLPLLLLFLLAVSAQESGAEAERGDSRGSKNLGRRSKIKLGILEVNTLGVKTEGDSVAIGLHVDSGLGVFDAFIASLSMILVSEIGDETFIIAALMAMRHPRSIVLSGALSALFIMTVLSTGLGRIVPNLISRKHTNSAATVLYLFFGLRLLYIAWRSSDSKSSQKKEIEEVEEKLESGQGKTPFRRFFSRFCTPIFLESFILTFLAEWGDRSQIATIALATHKNAIGVAVGATLGHTVCTSVAVVGGSMLASKISQRTVATVGGLLFLCFSVSSYFYPPL